The genomic DNA taaaatgcTGAtgcaggccgggccatatgtatgaaagcccgggcgaagccagatcttcgcaaatctcaaacgaacgaacgacgaacgaaccgagatcagcattcccctagcagaacacgacaacagcagcagcaccacaaggactgcccagtccttagccgactggggatcctgctggctcccccgttgatcacCGACTTCAcctccagcacccagccatacctgtgggcactcacacccacaacaaacactcccaaagagataagacaccagtccaaaaTAGTAGAAGCCCAACCAGCATctactataaaacacacacatatatacatattacatatatatgcatatatcatcaaggggctaacgccgacggggccgcatggctgcatccaaccttcgcttccagccacgaggatccctcgaggcgagtctccaggcaggcacacggcccatctctaattcctcgcgacaggtctcgtcgagctgcccaagccatggtctcctaggacgtcccacagatctcctccacctagggttgtctcgcagagagacaacctgatgggcagggtcgtccatagggaggcgagctaggtggccacaTATCCAgtgttggcgatcccagattatgcaagtaacaggtcccatgccagtctcacggtgtaaccaccagttggacacgtggtcctgccaactgtaccccatgatccggcgaagggacttgttacaaaaggcatcaaggcgagactccaaggcactggataacgtccaggtttcgcttccatagagcaaaactggaagtatcaaggccttgaagacatgcagcttggtccttctgcataggtaccgacatccaaacgctcttgttgatcgagttcatggctcctgttgccagaccaatccgtctactaacttcttggtctgacaacccagagatatgaactacgctaccaaggtatgtaaaactttctgtaacttcaacatcctcgccgcaagcatggatcgactgaacgtgttcccctaacaggcccccaaagtcctgaatcttggtcttggtccaggagacctctaggcctaggggcttcgcctcattgctaaatgcatcaagagccaccacaagtgactccaaggactcagataggatggcaatatcgtcgacaaagtcaaggtctgagaccttaatattgcctagtgttgctccgcactgactttggctagtagctctgcccattatccagtccatacaagtgttgaaaagtgttggtgcaaggacacagccttgcctcacccctgaattaacagggaagaagttcgacatacccccgccacactttgcagcactttcagtaccagtatagaggcttgctatcaggccaataatctgtgtcggaattcccctgagcctcaggatctcccataatgattcccgatgcaccgagtcaaacgccttcttgaggtcaatgtaggctgcgagcaaaacacgaccgaactcacgacggcgttccacaattactcgaagcgctagtatacggtctattgtggacttgccaggagtaaatccagactgctccggtctctgatgcctcagtaggtagttgcggatccgtttcagaagaatgtgggcgagaaccttgcctggtatgctgagcagtgtaatgccacagtagttactacagtcccaacgatcccctttccccttccagagagggatgaccacgccctcagcaggtcaaggggaatggtaccagactgccaaatggcagtcaggactgtatgcaggccccgagccataggttcacccccagcctttagcagttcagcagggatatcacatatgcctgcagctttcccactcttcagcttggaaatcgccagcctaacctctgttagggtaggaggttcctcgctgatgggtgggaccggcacaggcactgcgacatcgcttgcatccaagctaactgttggagggtccacctggtacaactgttcaaaatactcagcccaacgttcacgaaccccaacatgatctgagatgatccgtccatccgctgatcggacttagggttcagttttctcagggcttggtaggcagagcgaaggtcattaaccaagaaatggccttcgacctcctcagcaagaatcctgatggactgttccttgtccattctcagcagtgtccgagccctacacaccatggaacgacgcaagacttgattcccattcagccgagccttgcgacacgcttcagtggcctctaatgtctccagggagatggtattctgccttgtccttgggcgtacgccaatggactcctgagctgcttcgagtgttacgcgcttgaagaactcccacagagcaactgggtccgtcaggttgctggtttctgtgaatcggtcagagactgccgtggtgaacccacgggcacactccacctcccttagtctgtccaagtgaaacaccttagggtggccactggagggacggggagttttgaagtggacccgcagggtagccacaagcagcctattgTCGGTGCCACAgtactcggcactccggtaaaccctgcagttctggaggatcctccatcgcgtgctaacagaatgtgtcgatctccttggccacagtacccgtatcgctgtaccaagtccagcgatgcgggttggagcgctggtaccaggagccagatatcctcatttttctgggacctagcaaagtcccggagaaggaggctattctcgctgctgggatcagctcccgagccatgggggccgacagacatctcgtagccagctcggtcacagtcggataccgcattgaagtcgcccagaacaatgcgaatgtctcgccgggggcaatcgtctgccacagatgcgattttggcgtagaacgcctctttcacatcgattttatatacatcggtaggagcgtatacaacaataagagacaagaaagccaaaagcatgcttcagtctcaatgccatgatacgctcatcaaccggtgtcactcgCTACCGcggccatgtatatatatatatgtgtgtgtgtgtgtgtgtgtgtgtgtgtgtgtgtatgtgtgtgtgttgtgtgtgtggatgtgtgtgtgtgtgtggatgtatgtgtgtgtgtgtgttggatgtatgtgtgtgtggatgtatatatgttgtgtgtgtgttggtaagggttggggggggggtgggtatttgtgtgggtgtgtgtgtaggtgtgtgttgggggggagtgTATGCATACACGCTTAAGTAGTTCTcgtgttttgctttttctttccatcttactACCGCTGAGTTCTTTGTgtagttctctcttttctcaatgCTTTTGACATCATAAATCCTCGTGTAAGACCTGGtacttttcttcatattttattttgtgacaTCACAGCAGTCCAGTCTAAAACATCCCTTACCAAAAATGCGACTACTAAAATCTCTTAAATTTTGAGGTGAGACGGatgtcgctgtttttttttttacattagtaaTTCTAGGCTTCAGGGATTCACCCCCCCCATTTTTGTGTCTGGCTCCCTCCTCAGGTTTGGAACCACAATGGTAAAGTAAAATTTTAGCTCCTTGAAGCTTTGCTTACTGCTGCAGAGCAATACTAGCTTCGGGTTTCGAACGATGTGAAATCTAATCCCTTTGACTTAGATGTGTTCTACTCAAAAATCTCCTGAAAAAACTAACGTGGATCTTCCACAAGATCccttggttttttgttgtgtacgTGGGCCGTAAGGGGCTGACACAGCCCAAAAGGGATGaggcttctctcctctctaaatAGAAATTGGGCTGCACAGGTTAATATCTAAAAGCACATTTGCAGTTTACTATGATTCTGATAAACGTCATCCAACATTCTTAGAACAGTAGGGTTTTGCTGATGAATATATCTCAAGCCCTTATCATTTTCGCCacaaataatcatttttaaagaAACAGGACTTCTGTGTGGCCAATTTCCCATGGCGAGCgagaaaaaacacaagagacCCGATGCTTCCTGATGATTACCTTTTGGAAAAAAGTTTGCTAGGGAATTTCGGAAGCATGTTGGTTATTAACATTCAAGATTTAACACTTAATATATTTAGTCTGGTGATAAACAGTGTTATACTGTCATAGTAGTTTAGTAGAGAATGTATTGTTGCGGAAGTAGCGACTACTGGTAGATTTTCTGGTTCACAAACTCACTATATCGTGGCCACATATTTGCAACACATATTTTCgcccttaaaacccaaaaacgtGAAACGAAGCACGGATCAACTTATTAAAAAATCCTCTTATCTATGCAAGTTAAGCTAaacaacttttctttcttttttccacgtCGTTTACCACTTTTTCCTTGTGCTTCGGCTATAATTACTTGATTCTTTAAAATATTaaactcgttttctctctcacttccagaAATGTCAAGACGTATATAAAGGGCCAAACCTGCCGGGGACTGATGCACTACTTCGAATTGCAGGGGAAAAATCCCAGCAATTAGTGGTTTTGCCATGGGTTTCCCTGAGTGCGTCATGGCCTGCTTGTTCATGGAGATTccggagagggataactacaaagATAAAATCGGTAgacttcgttacgtagatgatgtcctcttCATCGTCCCAGAAGGCTTACACCCAAAAGCTGACGCAGCTTAGCTCCAGGAAgaggaggatcagaaattaccttccTGGACACTGATTCATCGGGGGGGACGATGGCCtgcgtttctctgtatacaggaaactttcaaataaagatgattatatccattattactctgCCCACAGCATCAAAcaaaaatctggtgttgtaattggcttcttccccAAAGCACTGAGGATCTGTGCTCTGAATTTCTTAAGGATAAGGTTGCCCATATAATTAATTCTCTCATgaacaaatatcccagaggcttcccgctaaacctcagaaaaaagTCGGAGAACCttctcgcaagatcagaccctgcaccctcttttAATAATGTTCTCAAAATTACCGCCATGTAAAATTTCCCAGGCGATTAGCAGATACTCCGGTAGTACAATTTTAAATCGCCCGCACATCCGGAAAAAGATACTGACATAAAAATGAGACCCgggaagcagcccgaaagcaaccctaacagtgctgtatatcgcatacccttcAACAGATACTATACAGCAACTTTGGCGAAACGGGCCGTGGTTTCAGTACCAGTGTCAGCGAAAATccaacttccaacgccatggtggtacatgtagatgaagatggacatctaccgaactggaaagggaaaaagaaagtccacggaggactgaacaaaaagaaaagaaaaattatggaagctgtaTACATCGCGAGGGAGAATAaagtcaacacagcatcgggcagattcaaactatccaaagGGCGCGGCAGCAATTATAGGATAACGAGTGGAAAATCACAGTCATCAGGTTTTTCGTCAGCGCATGTCAGATATGATattatactctgtaatttcttttatgtaagtatttctaacgaagatataaatcgaaaccggtcaaatacatctgttgtaatgtgaatatattttattttttattcatatcttatctacatctatatatatgcgtgtatatatatatatatatatatatataattatattttataaaatatatatatatatatatatatatatatatatatgcatatataaatatattttatatatatatatatatatatatatatatatatatatatatatatatatgtattatatatacatatatataatacatatatctatttatgtatatgcatatattcacatatatatgcatacacatgcatccGCATATACACTGTCTGAGTCTACTCTCAGGATTTAGGACAATCTTCGACCTGTCTTTCATTTTGAGACAGAGTTGAGACAAATCTAAGCAGTTGAGAATTTTTGAGACAGTGTTAActcttacattatgtatatatatatacatatatatatatatatatatatatattatatatatatattttatatatatatatatatatatattatgtgtgtgtatgtatatatatatatatatatatatatatatataatatattatatgtgtgtggtgtgtgtgtgtgtgtgtgtgtgtgtgtgtgtgtgtgtgtgtgtttgtgtgggggagagagaaaatgactcATCTGATTATGCCTACATAGCTAATGAAAATTTCAGAATAGGTCCGCTACAAGCGTTTCCCCCTCCACGCTTCGGCAGAGGCTTTCCCattgattttcatatttatctctgtcttcttctttcttcttttaacggtaggcctTTTTTACGTGTTACTCATGCACAATATgttttattcaaagaaaaaacATATCTTTGTGAATTTGAAGCTATTTTTTAAATCACAATAAGTTAGCAGAAGGCGATGCCACGGCCCGGCGCTCCAAAAAGGGTAATTTCACTTCCATTAATCATGTTTATTTCTTGTAAATTGCATTTATATGTGCAACGCTGTACTTAGATAGAAAAAAGCACCATCTGCATACATTTGAAGGTATTTTTGAACCTGATAATAAATTGATGAACGATATAGGCAATCGAAGGGCAGTGGTGCTACGTGGTCacttatattatttgatgtatgttaggtttttttttaaaatgaatttgccCATAATTAAACCATAAAATTAGCTATTctgagtaatataaaaatattaattaatcgatctctttgttgtatttttatatctgGCAGCACACCTGCCTGAGACACCCCTTTTTAGAGTCTCAAATTTTAGTCTCAGAATCGTCTCAAAACAGTCTGAGAAAACCCTTTATAGATACGCTCCCGGCGTCTTCGTAGGCTCGCAGGCAGCCTCTTCACGCCCTTCCACTCCTCACGGTGACGTGCTTCGGCCACCATGATATGTTTCCTCTCGTTCGCCTAAACCTTCCCTCTTGGCAAAGCTTCCCTCTTTTGAGATGGtaggaaataaagagataatatatatatgtgtatatatatatatatatatatatattttatatatatatatatatatatattttataaagggtGACTGGTAAATAAATCCCTATCGAAAATTACTTAAAACTTAATTAATAGCTGGCATTTGTAAAAAACATGTATTACGATCCCAAAAGTGGTTAGAAAATGGCTAATTCTACGTCCCCATTTGGCAGCAAACCCCAGCAATCTGTCAGTGCACATCAGAAAACACATTTATGGATACACTAACACGGCTTTGATTTTACGGTTTGTATAGGTTTATTTAATATGCATTCACTTTTACCAAATAACATCTCCATAACAGCTTGCAgaacactttctctttctcacctcgtCTGAGAATTTGTCTCGAGCAACGATAATAGGAAAAAACTGTAAAAACTACTTCGAATTATTCtcgaaaaataatcttttgagaAACATTTAACTCTGAATTAGCTCTGTAAATACCaacaaccaccaacaaaaactacaaaactgccaggttttatacatacattgaaGTTAAAAAACATATGTTGAGTAATATACAtcgccaaaaatttaaaaacattgttGAAACTCAGAACTtgcatatattaacataaaatatataaattcataattgaatatataaatatatatgattaataatattttcgAGTAAATCGTGCCCCCTTTTACTGTCACTCGAAATAAGCTAGGCCGTTTGAAAGTGGGAAAACCTCTCACAAAGAAATAAAGTAATGCATATGATACTTGCCAATATGTAACTTATACCATTTAAAGGGAAAGTTTTGGAAAAGCTAAAGAAAAGACTATACAGTCGTCCGTGCAATATCTGATGAGCATCGTGGCCCCTGATCACACACACTGCCGAGCGCTTAAACTTTACTGATACTCTCATCAATTTTGTTTACATGCATTTTAACACGGTCAAACTTAGACATGTTTAAAATATAAGAATTAACCTGGCAGTTAACAGAAAATATCTGTGAAAATAATTAGATTGTAACACAGTAACCCAAATTTTACTAGATAAAGATCTAGATCAAATAactttataaatacaaaaattttaaagctgATAAGAATTTTGGCCCGGAGCGAACTGTAGCATTGGATTAAAAAGGGGTCGTTTAACAGCGTAAACGGGTCTGCCATCGGTGGCGCCTGTGACCAAGACGGGGGTCATTTTTTGTTCTATAAATAAACCATCGACATTGCGTGCGTGAACAGTGCGTGTGCATGCTTCTACCTAgcaatatataaaagggggggatCTAAGCGACTCCAGGCATGAGACGAAGTCATAAAACACAATGCGATGAAGGCGTGAGGGGAGAAAGCGCAAGGAGCAAAATGACTCATTCCACACGCGATCCGTCACGATCCACCGGAGCTGAAGCAAATATGCAGTTTTCACTACGAAATCGACGGCTCGAAGTGGTCCTTTCCGTGATAAAACTGTTTTCAAGATACACCTGTCTCCAACTCTGGTTCACTAACGATGATACTTTTTCCATACTCATCAAAAGAGGCCCGggcgaaaaaatacacacaccccacacacacacacacacacacacaccccacacacaccaaaccacacacacacacacacacacacacacacacacacacacacacacacacacacacagatatatatatacatatatatacacacatatatatatatatatatatatatatatatattttatatatatatatatatatatgtatgtatgtatatgtatatatatatatatatatattatatatatatatatatatatatatattatataaaataatatatatataaacagactgatagatgaaaggcagataaatagatggatagatgaatatgcAACAttgatataaatgtacacattggTGTGTTGAAAGGTAATGAAAAGCTTCtgtctttttttgtaataatatgaaatatttatttgtttttatgatatcaaaaatggtatatattagcatatatgatACGCTCATAAATTACAATAACAAGCATTAACGTTACAGCGGTTTGTTATTTGTTTCGTCCAGGGCCCGGCGCCTTGTTCCAGCCGCGGGCCTAGCCTCCTCGCTGGACGCCGCCCCCCAGGAGGCCAGCCCGCCCCCCGCGTCCTCCTCGCTGGAGGACGCTGAGGTCGCCACCGGCCGCGCCCCTCCCGACTCCACCCGGAGAGGCACCACTTCCACTGTCTCCGGAAGACCGACCAATCCACCACTGCTTCCACCTGCTCCACCTATGAATCCAACAAATCCACCACTACTTTCTTCACTTGATCCACCAAACATATCACGCCTTCACTACTTCCGGAAGGGTCCGCCATATCCACCACTGCTTTCACCTGCTCCACCCAAGGATTCCATCGAATCCCCCACTGCTGCCTCCACTTGATCCAGTGGAACCGCCATATCCACCACTGCTTCCACCTACTCCACCGATTCCACCACTGCTCCCTCCACTGATCCACCATACATATCAACGCCTCCACCACTGCCACCTGTTCCACCTAATCCACTACTGCTGCTTCCACTTGATCCAGTGGAGGAACCGCCATATCCACCACTGCCTCCACCTGTTCCACCGAATCCACCCCTGCTGCTTCCACTTGATCCACCATACATATCAACGCCTCCACCACTGCCACCTATTCCACTAATCCACCACTGCTGCTTCCACTTGATCCAGTGGAGGAACCGCCATATCCACACTGCTTCCACCTGCTCCTCCGATCACCAACTGCTGCCTCCACTTGATCCACCATAAAATATCAAAACCCCCACTTCCACCTATTCCACCTAATCCACCACTGTTTCCTCCACTTGATCCAATGGAGGAACCGCCATATCCACCACCACTGCTTCCCACCTGTTCCACCGAATCCCCCACTGCTGCCTCCACCTGACCAGTGGAGGACCCCATATCCCCCACTGCTTCCCCCTGTTCCACCGAACCACCACTGCTGCCTCCACTCGACCCCGTGGGGGAAACCCCTAATTTCCCCATGCTTCCCCCCGTTCCACCGAATCCAACCCCTGCTGCTTCCATTGATCCGTGGGGGAACCCCCATATCCCCATGCCTCCCCCTGTTCCCCGAAACCCCCCCCTGCTGTTCCCTTGATCCGGGAAAACCGCCATACCCCACTGCTTCCACCTGTTCCACCGAATCCCCATGCTGCTTTTTACTTGTCCCGTGGGGAACCGCCATACCACCATGCCCCACCGTTTACCGAATCCACCATGCTGCTTCCACTTGATCAGTGGGGGAAACCCCCATATCCACCCCTGCTTCCACCTGTTTCCCCCGAAACCCCCACTGCTGCTTCCATTACCAGGGAGGAACCCCCATATCCaccactttcccccctttttacccaaaCCACCACTGCTGCTTCCATTGCCGTGGGGAACCGCCATATCCACCACTGCCTCCACCTATCCCCCTATCCACCACTGCTGCC from Penaeus monodon isolate SGIC_2016 unplaced genomic scaffold, NSTDA_Pmon_1 PmonScaffold_415, whole genome shotgun sequence includes the following:
- the LOC119570844 gene encoding glycine-rich cell wall structural protein-like, which translates into the protein MAVPHGNGSSSGGLGKKGGKWWIWGFLPGNGSSSGGFGGNRWKQGWIWGFPPLIKWKQHGGFGKRWGMVVWRFPTGQVKSSMGIRWNRWKQWGMAVFPDQGNSRGGFRGTGGGMGIWGFPHGSMEAAGVGFGGTGGSMGKLGVSPTGSSGGSSGGSVEQGEAVGDMGSSTGQVEAAVGDSVEQVGSSGGGYGGSSIGSSGGNSGGLGGIGGSGGFDILWWIKWRQQLVIGGAGGSSVDMAVPPLDQVEAAVVD